The Candidatus Gracilibacteria bacterium genome window below encodes:
- the ftsA gene encoding cell division protein FtsA — MAVSDLVAFVDVGSARIKTLVGSFIIDPNNPNRPKLNILGVGVVHSGGIRKGIILDMEEFKKNLDESLTEAENMAGQQFPHVGICLSGTGIQIHRSSAMITIPSAEITQEDVNRVLDMAQNGITLANQTVLKIIPEHFTVDLENLVKTPVGMSAKKLEVSAYIFTITTTALNNVRKGFKDVGIDVVDVSPSLLTSPEAVLTRRQKELGVVCIDIGSSSTGVTVFEEGALKHAAIIPVGGEYVSSDIALGVRVSVDLAEKLKTDYVDLTFCDQNKPKDEEISLARLDKKETETVSKLYLSQIAQARYKEILSLINRELKLIGKDGMLPEGAIFVGGGSKARNLIDLAKSELRLPCAIGFPEDQDYITGMSVADPGFSASIGALIFSQRSGGIGKPRISIGAGLGGVKESATRFFKRLFP; from the coding sequence ATGGCAGTTAGCGACCTCGTAGCGTTTGTAGATGTTGGAAGTGCTCGTATCAAAACGCTCGTTGGATCCTTTATTATTGATCCAAACAATCCCAACAGACCAAAATTAAATATCCTCGGCGTCGGCGTAGTACATTCTGGAGGAATTCGAAAGGGGATTATTCTCGATATGGAGGAGTTCAAAAAAAATCTGGATGAATCTCTGACTGAGGCAGAAAATATGGCAGGACAACAATTTCCTCACGTAGGTATCTGTCTTTCCGGTACCGGTATTCAGATTCATAGGAGTTCTGCGATGATCACGATTCCATCTGCGGAGATTACCCAAGAAGATGTAAATCGAGTTCTTGATATGGCACAAAATGGTATTACTCTCGCAAATCAAACTGTGCTGAAGATTATTCCTGAACATTTTACAGTAGATCTCGAAAATCTCGTAAAAACACCTGTCGGTATGAGCGCAAAGAAACTCGAAGTCAGCGCCTATATTTTTACGATTACGACGACTGCCCTCAATAATGTTCGTAAAGGATTTAAAGATGTCGGTATCGATGTTGTCGATGTCTCACCTTCACTTCTCACTTCTCCAGAAGCTGTTTTGACTCGTCGTCAAAAAGAGCTCGGAGTGGTCTGTATCGATATCGGATCATCGTCTACAGGTGTCACGGTCTTTGAAGAAGGCGCACTCAAACATGCTGCCATTATTCCTGTCGGTGGAGAGTATGTGAGTTCTGATATTGCCCTCGGAGTGCGTGTATCAGTTGATCTCGCAGAAAAGCTCAAGACTGATTATGTCGATCTCACATTCTGTGATCAAAACAAGCCAAAAGATGAAGAGATTTCCCTTGCTCGTTTGGATAAAAAAGAAACAGAGACAGTTTCAAAACTGTATCTCTCACAAATCGCTCAAGCTCGTTACAAAGAAATTCTTTCGCTCATTAATCGAGAACTGAAACTCATCGGGAAAGATGGCATGCTCCCAGAAGGTGCTATATTTGTATGAGGAGGTTCCAAAGCCCGCAATCTGATCGACCTCGCAAAATCTGAGCTTCGTCTCCCATGTGCGATAGGATTTCCAGAAGATCAAGACTATATCACCGGTATGTCTGTGGCTGATCCAGGATTTAGTGCTTCTATTGGAGCCCTGATTTTCTCTCAACGCTCGGGTGGCATCGGAAAACCTCGTATTTCAATTGGTGCAGGTCTTGGTGGCGTCAAAGAGTCTGCGACTCGGTTCTTTAAACGGCTCTTCCCATAA
- the ftsZ gene encoding cell division protein FtsZ codes for MISPVASIKVVGCGGAGQNTINRMIESGLSGVEFISINTDNQAIYNSLAPVKLSIGPITTRGLGAGGDPERGKKAAEESIEDIRKALAGADMVFVTCGLGGGTGSGAAPVIADVARDMGVLVVGVVTKPFAFEGQRRNNQALEAYDILKGKVDTLITIPNDRILTIIDKKTPLLDAFRIVDEVLSNGVQGISDLITQPGLINVDFADVKSVMKDAGSALMGIGYGRGESRATDAARAAIESPLLELSIMGARGLVFNITGGHDLSMFEVDEAARVITSACDQDANIIFGATIDPDFEEGEIKITVIATGFDESQVTTRHDNGSLPRPSVSGSSFGRRVLGSQQPTHSAPVDTGAAQDDLDVPAFLRNRK; via the coding sequence ATGATCTCTCCTGTCGCAAGCATCAAAGTCGTCGGGTGTGGAGGTGCTGGTCAAAATACTATCAATCGTATGATTGAGAGCGGACTTTCTGGAGTCGAATTCATCTCAATCAATACAGATAATCAAGCTATCTATAATTCTCTTGCGCCTGTCAAGCTCAGTATCTGACCCATTACAACACGTGGGCTTGGGGCTGGTGGTGATCCAGAACGAGGGAAAAAAGCTGCTGAAGAATCTATCGAAGATATCCGCAAGGCACTTGCTGGTGCTGATATGGTTTTTGTGACGTGTGGTCTCGGTGGAGGAACTGGGTCTGGTGCAGCTCCAGTCATTGCTGATGTCGCTCGTGATATGGGCGTGCTCGTCGTAGGAGTGGTCACAAAGCCATTTGCGTTTGAAGGTCAAAGACGAAATAACCAAGCCCTTGAAGCGTATGACATTCTCAAAGGAAAAGTCGATACACTTATTACTATTCCAAATGATAGAATTCTTACTATTATCGATAAAAAGACTCCGCTCCTTGATGCATTCCGCATCGTTGATGAGGTTCTCTCAAATGGTGTTCAGGGTATTTCAGACCTTATTACACAACCAGGGCTTATCAACGTCGACTTTGCCGATGTAAAATCAGTGATGAAAGATGCCGGATCGGCACTGATGGGTATCGGGTATGGTCGTGGAGAATCTCGAGCAACAGATGCTGCCCGTGCTGCCATTGAAAGTCCTCTTTTGGAACTCTCTATTATGGGTGCTCGTGGTCTCGTTTTCAATATTACGGGTGGTCATGATCTCTCAATGTTTGAAGTTGACGAAGCGGCTCGTGTTATCACTTCAGCGTGCGATCAGGATGCAAATATTATCTTCGGTGCGACTATCGATCCAGACTTTGAAGAAGGAGAAATAAAAATTACCGTTATTGCAACAGGATTTGATGAATCTCAAGTGACAACTCGTCATGATAATGGATCACTTCCTCGTCCATCAGTCAGTGGTTCATCTTTTGGCCGTCGAGTTCTCTGATCCCAACAACCAACACATTCCGCTCCAGTAGATACAGGTGCTGCACAAGACGATCTCGATGTCCCTGCATTTCTTAGGAATCGAAAATAG
- the argS gene encoding arginine--tRNA ligase — MHITRITSALQSFLTSSYPDCSVDVFQITVPPDKKMGDICLNIFGAVKQLKCSPQALGASLAEYFKQQSFILDVQVLGGFVNLFLADEIYIEETAKWKLPVWEKRDETVIVDYMGANIGKPLHIGHLCTPLFGQATINLLRLMGYTVVADMHQGDWGGIFGKLITGWKYFGDETAFSTAPLKHLLEIYVKITEKIEIEGEIDQECRDAFRLLSDGDETSVKLWQRFTDASLVSVREVMSDFGAKPDVWIGESFYEGLPLPKLGPWPDLQSDNTMSAVVRELIQSGVATKNEDESVGIVFDNSMQNTKNKIQNEGMVGSGNLSTQALKHSSTAKLPSCILQKRDGTHGYLASDLAAIKYRLRNWNPSKIIYFVDNRQALHFKQLFATAEKAWFSETGMDSTSRTSSLAGMTGKCEFIHAANGFVSLPEGAMSTRHGRVIFLSDVVEESFDRVKAILLERGKELADSDIRAVALGAIIYSFMAQDRERDWVFEWDKVLAFEGSSGPYLQYTYVRFAKMLQEFGHDKSATTLPSTLPLTSYDKELVLDILGFEDVLAQCAETYKFHLLIAHITTTARHLNALYVNTPKLRDSSPEERATRMQIIAQTLEMIRYSCEIVSIPLPREM, encoded by the coding sequence ATGCACATTACTCGTATCACTTCTGCACTGCAATCTTTTTTGACTTCCAGCTATCCTGATTGTTCAGTTGATGTTTTTCAGATAACTGTTCCGCCAGATAAAAAAATGGGAGATATCTGTCTGAATATCTTTGGTGCTGTGAAACAGCTGAAATGTTCTCCACAAGCTCTAGGCGCTTCACTTGCCGAATATTTTAAGCAACAATCTTTTATTCTCGACGTGCAGGTACTGTGAGGTTTTGTAAATCTTTTTCTCGCTGATGAAATATATATTGAGGAAACCGCCAAATGGAAACTCCCAGTATGGGAAAAGCGAGATGAAACGGTGATAGTGGACTATATGGGGGCAAATATCGGGAAACCTCTCCATATCGGACATCTTTGTACACCGCTCTTTGGTCAAGCAACTATCAATTTACTTCGTCTGATGGGCTACACTGTGGTGGCCGATATGCACCAGGGAGACTGGGGAGGGATTTTTGGGAAGCTTATCACAGGTTGGAAATATTTCTGAGATGAAACGGCTTTTTCAACAGCACCACTCAAACACCTTCTTGAAATCTATGTCAAAATCACTGAGAAAATAGAGATAGAGTGAGAGATAGATCAGGAATGCCGTGATGCTTTTCGACTTCTTTCTGATGGTGATGAAACATCCGTGAAGCTCTGGCAACGGTTTACTGATGCGAGCCTTGTTTCAGTACGAGAAGTGATGAGTGATTTTGGGGCAAAACCAGATGTCTGGATAGGTGAGAGTTTCTATGAGTGACTCCCACTTCCAAAGCTTGGTCCTTGGCCAGATTTACAATCAGATAATACGATGTCTGCGGTGGTCCGTGAACTGATTCAGTCTGGTGTTGCAACCAAAAATGAGGATGAAAGCGTCGGAATTGTCTTCGACAATTCAATGCAAAATACAAAGAACAAAATACAAAATGAAGGAATGGTTGGTTCAGGAAACTTAAGCACTCAAGCACTTAAGCACTCAAGCACTGCGAAGCTACCTTCCTGCATCCTCCAAAAACGTGATGGAACGCACGGCTATCTCGCGAGCGATCTTGCTGCTATCAAATATCGCCTCAGAAACTGGAATCCGTCAAAGATTATATATTTTGTTGATAATCGTCAGGCACTCCATTTCAAGCAACTTTTTGCGACAGCTGAGAAAGCTTGGTTCAGCGAGACAGGGATGGATTCCACCTCGCGGACTTCGTCCTTGGCTGGAATGACGGGGAAGTGTGAATTCATCCACGCAGCCAATGGATTTGTGAGTCTGCCAGAAGGAGCGATGTCGACGCGTCACGGGCGAGTGATATTCTTGAGCGATGTGGTAGAGGAGAGTTTTGATCGTGTCAAAGCAATACTTCTTGAACGAGGAAAGGAGCTTGCTGACTCAGATATTCGAGCTGTGGCACTTGGTGCGATTATTTATTCCTTTATGGCACAGGATCGTGAGCGAGACTGGGTATTTGAGTGGGATAAGGTACTTGCGTTTGAGGGAAGTAGTGGTCCATACCTCCAGTACACCTATGTTCGATTTGCCAAGATGCTTCAGGAATTTGGCCATGATAAAAGTGCTACAACTCTTCCAAGCACTTTGCCACTCACTTCCTACGATAAGGAGCTCGTTCTTGATATTCTGGGATTTGAAGATGTGCTCGCACAATGTGCTGAAACCTACAAATTTCATCTTCTGATAGCCCATATTACAACTACAGCTCGCCATCTCAACGCTCTCTATGTCAACACTCCAAAACTCCGAGATTCTTCACCAGAGGAGCGTGCTACAAGGATGCAGATTATTGCCCAAACCCTTGAAATGATCCGCTACTCGTGTGAGATTGTCTCTATTCCATTGCCGAGGGAGATGTAG
- the tmk gene encoding dTMP kinase → MFIAFEGVDGAGKDTQLKLFLSYLIDQDKHRVVLKSREPSRMTDAGKRLNEIAQKHIQVSPLETAELFALDRRELQTFRENLLASDVWIVSSRCDLTTYAYQGYASGISFDEIYELHQYILRPKITLFIDISVETMLQRLGNREGGKEIYEQESFLRKCHEGYQKAIEYLRLKGENIIVIDGEGSIQEVAERVQQGLEKFLYSVE, encoded by the coding sequence ATGTTTATAGCATTTGAATGAGTTGATGGGGCTGGTAAAGATACGCAGCTAAAGCTTTTTCTGTCGTATCTCATCGACCAGGATAAGCATCGAGTAGTATTGAAGTCTCGTGAGCCATCTCGTATGACTGATGCAGGGAAACGGCTCAATGAAATAGCCCAAAAACATATTCAAGTATCTCCACTCGAAACTGCGGAGCTCTTTGCTCTTGATCGTCGAGAACTCCAAACATTTCGGGAGAATCTTCTCGCATCAGATGTTTGGATTGTTTCTTCTCGATGCGATCTGACCACCTATGCTTACCAAGGATATGCAAGTGGTATCAGTTTTGATGAAATTTATGAATTACATCAGTATATTCTGAGACCAAAAATTACCTTATTTATTGATATTTCTGTAGAGACGATGCTCCAACGTCTTGGTAATCGAGAGGGGGGTAAGGAAATCTATGAACAAGAGAGTTTTCTTCGGAAATGTCATGAGTGATATCAAAAAGCAATTGAATACCTTCGATTAAAAGGAGAAAATATTATTGTGATTGATGGAGAGGGGAGTATTCAGGAAGTGGCAGAGAGGGTTCAGCAAGGGCTGGAAAAATTTTTATATTCAGTAGAATAA
- a CDS encoding peptidoglycan-binding protein, with translation MRRLFSSLVLAALCMQWVPLARAESGFYLVSAYYSPEEGQSFYLHGNYEDEIRVNGGGKTTASGASVRIGAIAAPKSIPFNTKISINQSITIKGKTYDFNYQGTVLDRGGAINTASKLPRLDIYMGSGQKGLCRALNFGVQTVYASFEDSGKADTTSMDFLPSDCSNPGTTPVTPPKTSASFDPFTSSLSTLTTAENIKTVQRLLQRVNALIGTVDGVYDQEFKDSVFAFQKAQGVVKTRDEEGAGVYGPRTRSQLRAVLQGDVAGATPPETTSDDSTTPPPTTSQDTSNASSGSLDDSSDSILTGDVFDGNKSEEIRDLQKMLKEMGYFKFEIDGLYNKRLVDAILEFQLAKQIVTSGDDIGAGFYGPVTQSTLEEAYTAYLAKKIKIDALKAELEKIKAARIAVAAEQKKIFETSIQKIPTLKLGQIHPEIRTLQKLLKEYGYLDHKDTAIFGPLTKNALARYQLDLKVIDSISSQYAGVLGVKTKQAIVEDMVNRWQKTYTADFEAVQKIENEIVELSK, from the coding sequence ATGCGTCGACTATTTTCATCTCTTGTTTTAGCTGCTCTGTGTATGCAGTGGGTACCTCTCGCCCGAGCAGAGAGTGGTTTTTATCTTGTTTCAGCATACTATTCACCTGAAGAATGACAGAGCTTTTATCTCCACGGAAATTATGAAGATGAAATCCGCGTCAATGGTGGTGGGAAAACGACTGCCTCTGGTGCTAGTGTGCGCATCGGTGCTATCGCAGCCCCAAAAAGTATCCCTTTTAATACAAAAATAAGTATTAACCAAAGTATCACCATCAAAGGAAAAACATATGATTTCAATTATCAATGAACTGTTCTCGATCGAGGTGGAGCGATAAACACGGCTTCCAAACTTCCTCGTCTGGATATCTATATGGGTTCAGGTCAGAAAGGTCTTTGTCGAGCACTCAACTTCGGTGTTCAGACCGTCTATGCTTCTTTTGAAGATTCTGGAAAGGCAGATACGACCAGCATGGATTTCTTACCGAGTGATTGTAGCAATCCTGGCACAACGCCCGTTACTCCACCAAAAACAAGTGCTTCTTTTGATCCATTTACATCATCCCTCTCTACGCTGACAACTGCCGAAAATATTAAAACTGTTCAGAGACTACTCCAACGAGTGAATGCACTGATTGGAACAGTCGACGGTGTGTATGACCAAGAATTCAAGGACTCTGTCTTTGCATTTCAAAAAGCACAATGAGTGGTCAAAACACGAGATGAAGAATGAGCAGGCGTCTATGGACCTCGTACTCGATCTCAGCTACGAGCTGTTTTACAATGAGATGTAGCTGGAGCGACTCCTCCAGAAACAACCTCTGATGATAGCACTACACCACCTCCAACAACTTCTCAAGATACATCCAATGCTTCTTCTGGATCACTCGATGATTCGAGCGATAGTATTCTCACTGGCGATGTCTTTGACGGGAATAAAAGTGAGGAAATACGAGACTTGCAAAAGATGCTCAAAGAAATGGGCTATTTCAAATTTGAAATTGATGGGCTCTACAACAAACGTCTTGTCGATGCTATCCTGGAATTTCAGCTTGCAAAACAAATCGTAACAAGTGGTGATGATATTGGTGCGGGTTTTTATGGCCCCGTTACGCAATCAACACTGGAAGAAGCTTACACAGCATATCTTGCCAAAAAAATCAAGATTGATGCCCTGAAGGCAGAACTGGAAAAAATAAAAGCAGCTCGCATAGCAGTCGCTGCAGAACAAAAGAAAATATTTGAAACGAGTATCCAAAAGATCCCTACTCTCAAGCTCGGACAAATACACCCAGAGATTCGTACACTCCAAAAACTCCTCAAAGAATATGGATATCTCGACCATAAAGATACTGCTATTTTTTGACCTCTCACAAAAAATGCTCTTGCTCGATATCAGCTTGACCTCAAAGTAATCGACAGCATCTCTTCGCAATATGCTGGTGTCCTCGGCGTAAAAACAAAACAAGCTATCGTGGAAGATATGGTCAATCGATGGCAAAAAACCTACACGGCTGATTTTGAAGCAGTACAAAAGATAGAAAATGAGATAGTGGAGCTCAGTAAATAA
- a CDS encoding YraN family protein, with the protein MNTQKSRREVGNIGEEMAISYLVEQGYHIVDRNATFLGGELDIIARLDGLWRFIEVKYRETTIFGMPEDSMTPKKVKTLLRAIEFYCLKKGIDILEVRLDFLGILKKPDTTYEYRLIQDVN; encoded by the coding sequence ATGAATACTCAAAAAAGTAGACGAGAAGTTGGTAATATATGAGAAGAGATGGCGATTTCCTATCTGGTTGAACAGGGGTATCATATCGTGGACCGCAATGCCACATTTCTCTGAGGGGAGCTCGATATTATCGCACGTCTTGACGGACTGTGGAGATTCATCGAAGTGAAATATCGTGAGACAACGATTTTTGGAATGCCAGAAGATTCTATGACACCAAAAAAAGTCAAAACTCTCCTGAGAGCCATAGAGTTTTATTGTCTAAAAAAGGGTATTGATATCCTAGAAGTACGCCTCGATTTTCTCGGTATCCTCAAAAAACCGGATACAACCTATGAATATCGGCTTATTCAGGATGTGAATTAA
- the nth gene encoding endonuclease III, protein MTRLRTKSERDILLQLIYELYPDKRIELDFETPFQLLVAVMLSAQMTDKGVNRATKELFKLVKNPQDLLILKKEQVEMLLRSLNYYRVKTRHIFETAEKLVSEYHGVIPHTLKDLLTLPGVGIKTAKVILSHLYDAPHIGVDTHIHRVMNRMGIVKTKTPEETDKKIEKLLTDTQKRTMHHAIVLFGRYVCTARKCRCSETSLKKWCQCEECRKS, encoded by the coding sequence ATGACTCGTCTTCGTACAAAATCAGAACGAGACATTCTCCTGCAACTCATCTATGAATTGTATCCGGATAAACGTATTGAGCTCGATTTTGAAACACCGTTTCAGCTCCTTGTCGCTGTTATGCTCTCAGCACAGATGACAGATAAATGAGTAAATAGAGCGACAAAAGAGCTCTTTAAGCTCGTAAAGAATCCCCAGGATCTTCTCATACTCAAAAAGGAACAAGTCGAGATGCTACTTCGTTCTCTAAATTATTATCGTGTTAAGACAAGACACATCTTTGAAACTGCCGAAAAGCTTGTTTCTGAATACCACGGGGTCATCCCACATACATTAAAGGACCTCCTGACATTACCAGGCGTTGGCATTAAGACAGCAAAAGTTATTCTCTCCCATCTCTATGACGCTCCTCATATTGGCGTGGACACTCATATTCACCGAGTGATGAATCGTATGGGAATAGTCAAAACAAAAACTCCAGAAGAAACCGATAAAAAGATCGAGAAGCTCCTCACAGATACACAAAAGAGAACTATGCATCATGCGATAGTTCTCTTTGGGCGATATGTCTGTACAGCGAGGAAATGTAGATGTAGTGAGACGAGTTTGAAGAAATGGTGTCAGTGTGAGGAGTGTAGAAAATCATAA
- a CDS encoding DedA family protein: MEQFTMMMLESLESLGYFGIFILMAMESSIIPVPSELVMIPVGIAAAMNGGINPFLATFVGGLGSVVGALINYWVLGRWLGKPFLEKYGKYILITPRKYKKTEDLFLKNSHIYTFIGRFIPVIRHLISIPAGIFLMRMKPFILLTFIGATLWCGILVALGYFFGEDMIDIMRKYGHELTYITFPLIAFYLWWKIFRK; this comes from the coding sequence ATGGAACAATTTACCATGATGATGCTCGAATCTCTCGAGTCTCTCGGATATTTTGGTATATTTATTTTGATGGCAATGGAGTCTTCTATTATTCCAGTTCCTTCCGAGCTCGTGATGATACCAGTAGGTATTGCTGCCGCTATGAATGGGTGAATAAATCCTTTCCTGGCGACATTTGTCGGCGGTCTCGGCTCTGTCGTAGGAGCATTGATAAATTATTGGGTGCTCGGGCGATGGCTTGGAAAACCATTTCTAGAAAAATATGGAAAGTATATCCTTATTACTCCGAGAAAATACAAAAAAACAGAAGACCTCTTTTTAAAAAATAGTCATATCTACACCTTTATCGGTCGTTTCATTCCTGTAATTCGACACCTTATCTCTATACCAGCAGGTATTTTTCTCATGCGCATGAAACCATTTATCTTACTGACTTTTATAGGGGCAACTCTTTGGTGTGGGATTCTAGTAGCACTCGGATATTTCTTCTGAGAAGATATGATCGATATCATGAGAAAGTATGGGCACGAGCTCACCTATATTACATTTCCTCTGATTGCTTTCTATCTCTGGTGGAAGATTTTTCGCAAATAA